The Streptomyces sp. R28 region GCGACGTCGACGGCCTGGAAGCGCTCCAGCGCCACGACACAGTCGTCGATCACTCGCTGTGACAGCAGCGGGCGCACGGCGTCGTGGAAGAGGACGTTCAGGTCCTCGCCCTCGGCCAGGCCCTCGCCGAGGGCGTCGATGGCGCGCTCGGTCGTCTCGTTCCGGGTCGAGCCGCCCTCGATGATCTTCTTGACCTTCGTGAACCCGGCCTTGGCGACGATCTTCTCGATGTCCGGCACATAACCGGGCGCCATCAGCACGATGATGTCGTCGATCGAGTCGGCGTTCTCGAAGGTGGTCAGCGTGTGCTCGATGACTGCCTTGCCGGCGATCTTCAGCAGCTGCTTGGGGATCGACAGACCCACCCGCTGACCGGTACCACCGGCCAGGATCACTGCGGTGGTACGGGGCTTGGCTATGTGCTGGGACACAGGTGACCTACCTTGTGGCGACTGGGAACTTCGAAATGGTCCCACTTGGGGTTACCGCAGTGCAAGGTGAGCGCCCCCGGCTGCATATGTGCGCGCAACCTGTCATTCACCTTGTACGCATGGTCATTGTCGAGGGGCCCTCCGGGCGCCCTGTTGAATTGCTGTGAGTAACCGCACAGGGTCACCGAAGCCGTAGCCGCTTGAGGCAGCGGTGGCCGAGGACCCGCACGAGTTCCGTCGAAGACGTCTGGTGGACAGTACGCGACTTGGCGGCCGCGGTGTGCCGCACGGGCGCGGCCGCCGCGGCGGCGAGGGCTCCGTACAGCGCCTGTGCGGCGGCCTCGGGGGCGATGCGCGGCTCCGTGTCGGCTCGCGGCGCGGGCTTCTGCACGACGGACAGCTGCACGGCGGACAAAAGGCGCATGTCGCCGAGGATTCGCACCCCCGCCCTCCCGACACTCTCCGCCATCTCCGCGCCGATCTCGGCGGCCGCCTCGACGGCCCACTGCGGGGTGCAGATCTTCACGTCGCCGGGACCGGGAGTGCACGCGTTCTTCATATGCATCACGGCGCCGTTCCGGACGAGCTGTGAATAGAGCTCCTCGGGCAGTTCATCGGCGCGGAATTCCTTATTAAGATTCCGCAGCATTTCGGTCTCGGCGAGGGTGAGCGAGCGATTCGCCGCATCGGGAACGGGCCGCAGAAGGTGTGCGGGCAGTCCGAGCAGCGTCTCGAAGGTGCGCATCAGGCCCTCCCGGTCCCGGTCGTCGACCACGACGACGGTGACCCGTTCCGGTCCGGCCACCCGGACCCAGCGCTGGACCAGCCGGTCGTGCCGGTGGCGGAGCCAGAAGCTGGGGTTGGGCTTGTCGTACGGCGGCTTCCTGAGCATGTGCTGCAGCCAGTCCTCGTAGCCCATGCGCAGGCCGTTCTGCACGTACTGCTGCCGCTGCGAGGGCATGATCCGCGCCAGCGGGCGCAGCGTGACCAGGACGTGTACGCGGTCGCCGCCGAGCTGCTCGACGATCCGCTGAATCGTCTCGTCGTCGGGGGCGTCGGCGAAGAACTCGCTGCTGATCACCGACGTGCGCCGGCCCGTGGCGCGCACCTGCTCCAGCAGCCGGCCCCAGTGCCGCTCGGTGGGCGCGGTGTCGCCCATCATCCCGGTGCGGGCGCAGGCGGCCAGGACCGCCTCCATGGGGTGCCGGGTGGTGGCCGGCCACTCGACGCCGTGCCGGGCCATCTCGTCCTTCGCCGCGAACAGCGCGCCCTGGATCGAGGTGGTGCCCGTCTTGTGCGGGCCGATGTGCAGCAGGCGGGTCCCGGTGGGCAGCGGGGTGATCACGCCGCCGTCGGCCGCGGGTTCATCTCTCGTACAGTCCGTCTCCATGGTCAGAGGACGGTAAGAGAGCTTCCTGAGACTGTGCTGAGAGTGACCTGGGACACGGATGAGTCCCAGGTCCCCCACCAGGTGTTACGGGAGTCACCAGAGCGACAGGAGCTACACGACCTCGACGCCCGGCTCTCCCGCCTCGACCCGCAGGTTCGCCAGTGTGCTCGGCGTAGCCGTCTGCTGGCGCACCGTGTCCACGATCCGCACCTGCGCGTCGATGCCGTCACGGCGGATGTCGAAGAGGTGGTAGCCGCGGTGGGCATCGAGCAGCTTCCAGTGCGGGTTGTCCGGCACGCGCGGGTCCCACTCCTGGTGGAAGGCGGCCTGGTCCTGGTCGCCGTTGCTGGAGATGGACGTCCCCACGAACTCGGCGCCCACGACGTCGGACTCCGGGTCTGCGTAGTCCTCCTTGAGGTCGCTGATCATGGTCAGGTGACGATCGCCGGTGAACACGACCGGGTTGCGGACCTGCTTCAACTCCTGCATCAGGGCGTCTCGTTCGACCTGGTAGCCGTCCCAGGCGTCGTAGTACCAGAGCTTGCCCTCGCCGACCTGGAGGTCGGTCTCGGCCATCATGATCTGCGAACCGATCATGTTCCAGCGGGCCGGCGAGTCGTGCAGCCCGTCGATCAGCCACTGCTTCTGCTCGGCGCCGAGCATGGTGAGCGCGGGGTCCTGGGCGCCTTCCTGGCTGGTGGCCTGGTCGCTGCGGTACTGCCGGGTGTCCAGCACGCTGAGCCGGGCCAGCCGGCCGAACTCCAGGCGGCGGTACATCTGGATGTGCGGACCCGTAGGGATGGCGCTCGCGCGGACCGGCATGTGCTCGTAGTACGCCTGGTAGGCCGCGGCCAGCCGGGCCACGAACGCGTCGTGCGGCTGCTTGCCCGGATCCTGCGGGATCTCGCCGGCGAAGTCGTTGTCGACCTCGTGGTCGTCGAAGGTGACCACCCAGGGCGCGTTCGCGTGCATCGCGGCGAGGTCCGGGTCGGTGCGGTACTGGGCGTACCGGTTGCGGTACTGGACCAGGCTGTACGGCTCACCCGTGCCCTCGTGCCGGCGCACGCCCGTCGCCGACGGCGTCGACTCGTAGATGTAGTCGCCGACGAAGAGAACGAAGTCGGGGTCCTGGGCCAGCATGTCGGCGTACGGCGTGAAGTAGCCGTGCTGCCAGTTCTGGCAGGAGGCCAGCGCCATGCGCAGTCGGCCGCCGGAGCTGTGCGGGTGGGGCGCGGTGCGGGTGCGGCCGGTGGGCGAGAGCTGGCCGCTCGCGCGGAAGCGGTACCAGTACGTGCGGCCGGGGCGCAGCCGCCGTACGTCCACGTGGACGCTGTGTCCCAGCTCGGGCCGGGCCTGGGCGACACCGCGGCGCACCGGCTTTCTGAACCGCTCGTCCTCGGCGAGCTCCCACTCGACCGACACCACCTGGTCGGGCATGCCCCCGCCGTTCAGCGGGTCCGGGGCAAGGCGCGTCCACAGCACGATGCCGTCGGGAAGCGGGTCACCGGAGGCGACACCGAGGCTGAACACGCCTTCGGGCAGCGGTGTTTCGGCGGCTCGGGCGACGGTCGGCAGCCACAGCTGGGCGGAGGCCGCGGCGCCGAGCACCGCGGCGCCCGCGGTCAGAAAGCGACGTCGGTCGGGCGATACGGATCCGGAAACACCGGTCATCGGCGAACTCCCCTGTCTCGCTGGCCTCTTGGACACTTCGGATGCTCACGCCCGTGGGCGGTCTGGCTGCTGAACTGCGAGCTGCGCGTGCATGACAAATAGGGAGACAACAGAAGACCCGTTGCGGCACGGGAACGTGCCCTTGCCACAACGGGTCCGGCGGTCGATCAGGAGTTGAACCCGGAGCCCAGCTTCGCGTTCGCCGCGACCGTGCCGAGGGTGCCGGCCCCGAAGGTGAACGAGCCGGTCGGGGTGATCCCGGCCGACGTGGACTTGAACACCCACACCGACCCGGCGTTCGCGTTCTCCCCCGGTGCGCCGACGACGAGTTCGGCGCGGCCGTCGTGGTTGGCGTCCACGAGGTGGGTGGTGCGGCCGAAGGCGTCGTTGGCCTCCGCCGCGCCCGGCACGCCGGTGGTGTCCTGGTTGACCCCCGTGGCGCCGGTGCCGGTCAGACCGCTCGCGCTGCCGCGCAGCACGATGGTGCCGCCGGCGTTGCTCAGCCCGTCGAAGTCCTCGCCGGGCACGCCCGTGGAGACATCGGCGTACCCGTCGCCGTTGACGTCGGCGACCGAGACGTCGGAACCGAAGCCGTCGGCGCGCTCCGCGGCGCCCGGGACTCCGGCACTGTCCTGGTTGACGTATATCGCCTTGCTCACGACGGGGCCGTCGGCGCCGCCGGGGACGAAACCGACCCGGCCGCCCCTGGGGAGCGGGGTGTCGAGGTCGCTGTCGTAGCCGTCGACGGAGCGGCCCGCGACGATGTCGTCGTAGCCGTCGCCGTTCACGTCACCGAGGTCGAGGGACTCGCCCTGCACCCAAAAGCCCCGGCTGTCCTCCAGCACGATCTTCTCCGCGAGACCGTCCGTCGTGCCCCGCCAGTACGTGATGCGGCGGTGGTCGTACTCGTCGCCGTCGTTCATGGCGCCGACGACGTCGTCGATGCCGTCACCGTTCACGTCACCGGTGGCCAGGTCCAGGAAGCGGGGGTCGGAGTCGTCCCGGACGATCTGCTCTCCACCGCTCGCGGAACCGTCGCGCCCGAAGGGGCCCTTGATGACTCGCAACTTGGTGAGGCTCTCCACGACGACCAGGTCACTCGCCCCGTCACCGTTCACATCGCCGACGGTGAGCTGGTCCTTGGCGCTGAGCCGGTCGTAGGTGTCGTGCCCGTACGCCAGCGCGGCGCCGCCGGACAGCCCGTTCGCCCCGCCCCAGACGACCTGCACGAGCCCGGTCTCGGCACCGCCCTCGACGGAGTCCTCACCGGTGGCGCCGACGATCAGGTCCGCGTACCCGTCCCGGTCGAGGTCGGCGGTGCCGACCGCGCTGCCGAACTGGTCCTCGGTCTCGGCGGAGTCGGTGACGCCGGCCGTGTTCTGGCTGATGACCTGCTTGGAGGCGGTGTTGAGCCCGCTCGGCGAGCCGTACACCACGGCGACGTACCCGGCGCGCGTCTTCCCGTCGACGGTCGCCTCGGGCGCCGCCACGGCGAGGTCGGCGTAGCCGTCGCCGTTGAAGTCGTCCTGGGGCTTCGCCGCGGCCGACGGGGTGTCCCCGGCGGCGTGGGCGGCGGGCAGCACGGCCGCTCCCGTCACCGCCATGACGACGGCGAGTCCCGTGCGCCAGGTTCCCTTGCGCCTGTTCATGGTGCTGTCTCCTGTCGTTTGCGTGGGGGGATGGTCGTACGGAGAGTTGGTCGTCATACAGGGATGTATGCGTCGTACGAGGAAGTCGTCGCCGTCAGTCCGCCAGTGAGGCACCGAATTTGGCCACGGTCGCGGGCAGGCCCATGGTGGCCGCACCGAACGAGAACGAGCCACCGGCGGTGATGCCTGTGGAGGTGGCCGAAAAGACCCATACCGAACCGTTGTTGGCGTTCTCGGCGGGGTCGCCCACCACCAGGCCGTCCCTGTTGTCGGCGTTGGCGTCGACCAGTGCGGTCTCCGTGCCGAAACGATCCAGCTTCTCGGCGGTGCCGGGCACGCCGCCGGTGTTCTGGCTGAACGACTTGTATCCGGTGGCGGTCAGGCCGTTCGCGCTGCCGCGCAGCACGAGTACGGTGCCCGCGTCGGTGAGGCCGTCGAAGTCCTCGCCGGGCAGCCCGGTCGCCACGTCGAGGTAGCCGTCGCCGTTGGTGTCGCCGATGGACAGGCCCGAGCCCATGCCGTCCCCGTGCTCGGCCGCGCCCGGCACACCGGCCGTGTCCTGGTTGATCCACACCGGCTTGCGGGTGGTGGAGACGCCGTTCGGACCGCCGTGGACGACGGCCAACGCGCCGCCCTTCGTGGGCAGTTCGACGTCGCTGTCGTAGCTGTCGTTGGAGTGACCGACGACGATGTCTCCGTACCCGTCCTTGTTCAGGTCGCCGATCTCGACGTCCTCGCCGCCGATGATGCGGCCCTGGGCGTCCTTGAGCAGGCCCTTGTAGGTGAAGCCGTCGGCTGAGCCCAGGAGCAGTTCGACCCCGCGCGAGTCGGACTCGTCGACGAAGGTGGACTGCACGGCGAGGTCGGCAACGCCGTCGCCGTTGACGTCGCCGGCCGTGATCGCCTGGTAGTTCTGGGGGTCCTCGGGATTGAT contains the following coding sequences:
- a CDS encoding alkaline phosphatase, encoding MTGVSGSVSPDRRRFLTAGAAVLGAAASAQLWLPTVARAAETPLPEGVFSLGVASGDPLPDGIVLWTRLAPDPLNGGGMPDQVVSVEWELAEDERFRKPVRRGVAQARPELGHSVHVDVRRLRPGRTYWYRFRASGQLSPTGRTRTAPHPHSSGGRLRMALASCQNWQHGYFTPYADMLAQDPDFVLFVGDYIYESTPSATGVRRHEGTGEPYSLVQYRNRYAQYRTDPDLAAMHANAPWVVTFDDHEVDNDFAGEIPQDPGKQPHDAFVARLAAAYQAYYEHMPVRASAIPTGPHIQMYRRLEFGRLARLSVLDTRQYRSDQATSQEGAQDPALTMLGAEQKQWLIDGLHDSPARWNMIGSQIMMAETDLQVGEGKLWYYDAWDGYQVERDALMQELKQVRNPVVFTGDRHLTMISDLKEDYADPESDVVGAEFVGTSISSNGDQDQAAFHQEWDPRVPDNPHWKLLDAHRGYHLFDIRRDGIDAQVRIVDTVRQQTATPSTLANLRVEAGEPGVEVV
- a CDS encoding VCBS repeat-containing protein encodes the protein MNRRKGTWRTGLAVVMAVTGAAVLPAAHAAGDTPSAAAKPQDDFNGDGYADLAVAAPEATVDGKTRAGYVAVVYGSPSGLNTASKQVISQNTAGVTDSAETEDQFGSAVGTADLDRDGYADLIVGATGEDSVEGGAETGLVQVVWGGANGLSGGAALAYGHDTYDRLSAKDQLTVGDVNGDGASDLVVVESLTKLRVIKGPFGRDGSASGGEQIVRDDSDPRFLDLATGDVNGDGIDDVVGAMNDGDEYDHRRITYWRGTTDGLAEKIVLEDSRGFWVQGESLDLGDVNGDGYDDIVAGRSVDGYDSDLDTPLPRGGRVGFVPGGADGPVVSKAIYVNQDSAGVPGAAERADGFGSDVSVADVNGDGYADVSTGVPGEDFDGLSNAGGTIVLRGSASGLTGTGATGVNQDTTGVPGAAEANDAFGRTTHLVDANHDGRAELVVGAPGENANAGSVWVFKSTSAGITPTGSFTFGAGTLGTVAANAKLGSGFNS
- a CDS encoding FG-GAP-like repeat-containing protein codes for the protein MASRSHRRTPLTRRRRLALATGVAVVAGALAVPAVNAATEATATTPSAKRLHDDFNGDGYPDLAIGAPGTTVNTQAGAGSVSVLYGSASGLSTSRRQVLKGPGVPEPEAWEGLYGTNLQSADLDGDGYADLLSSLKAYVMDLEDGYAVEVNWGGPKGLSATSTRLTWAPQGPWKGQFTVGDVDGDKHPDLVTLSNDNWMGEHPDGTDNGDGTVFHGPFGRDGRPAKKDYFRINPEDPQNYQAITAGDVNGDGVADLAVQSTFVDESDSRGVELLLGSADGFTYKGLLKDAQGRIIGGEDVEIGDLNKDGYGDIVVGHSNDSYDSDVELPTKGGALAVVHGGPNGVSTTRKPVWINQDTAGVPGAAEHGDGMGSGLSIGDTNGDGYLDVATGLPGEDFDGLTDAGTVLVLRGSANGLTATGYKSFSQNTGGVPGTAEKLDRFGTETALVDANADNRDGLVVGDPAENANNGSVWVFSATSTGITAGGSFSFGAATMGLPATVAKFGASLAD